A genomic stretch from Astatotilapia calliptera chromosome 4, fAstCal1.2, whole genome shotgun sequence includes:
- the LOC113019937 gene encoding C-type mannose receptor 2-like, whose amino-acid sequence MWNNGEPSYRISSYMACVAMLQNGNWDDQLCENLLPFYCYNKNTSSSIFVGVSKSWRDAQSYCRDHYTDLASVRNQSEIPQLKAIATSTAWIGLYRNSWKWSDGSTLSFTNWFPNAPSTLVTASCGASSSVNWVNSNCLNTRNFACFTAVSMRKVLKVQLKITNTAVDMEGLKENILEKFSQRLNEHSPNEEFKLRWLKEPDGKTFNKDDEKELDKSSGRDQQQTVCNQV is encoded by the exons ATGTGGAATAATGGGGAACCCAGTTATCGAATAAGCAGCTACATGGCTTGTGTGGCAATGCTTCAAAATGGGAACTGGGATGACCAGTTGTGTGAAAACCTGTTACCATTCTACTGCTACAACAAAA ACACATCAAGTTCCATCTTTGTGGGTGTGAGTAAGTCCTGGAGGGACGCTCAAAGCTACTGCAGGGACCACTACACTGACCTGGCCAGTGTGAGGAACCAATCTGAGATTCCACAGCTGAAGGCAATTGCAACTTCCACTGCTTGGATCGGTCTTTACAGAAACTCCTGGAAGTGGTCAGATGGGAGCACACTTTCATTTACCAACTGGTTTCCCAATGCACCATCCACGTTAGTGACAGCTTCTTGTGGTGCTTCATCATCTGTGAACTGGGTCAACTCTAATTGTTTAAATACCCGTAACTTTGCCTGTTTCACTG CTGTGTCTATGAGGAAGGTGTTGAAAGTGCAGCTGAAGATAACTAACACTGCTGTGGATATGGAGGGACTAAAAGAGAACATCTTGGAAAAG TTCAGTCAGAGATTAAATGAGCACAGCCCGAATGAAGAATTCAAGCTAAGATGGTTGAAGGAGCCTGATGGGAAGACCTTCAACAAGGACGACGAGAAAGAATTAGACAAGAGTTCTGGTCGGGATCAGCAGCAGACCGTATGCAACCAAGTCTGA
- the LOC113021351 gene encoding zinc finger BED domain-containing protein 1-like — translation MEAHLRVVGPMNGKFVFHKRPDGTIDKGKVVCLECKKEFAYHRSSSSLAYHLNAKHPAASAATASSEDVSNIASQSKAFRQTKLENTPRMSKSATDRLTNVIAKWIAMNCRPINIVEDEGLTEVLQIASNDPSYKPPCRTTVTTKISKMYDGEKKNKLEILAEDSPNCVAVTGDHWTSAGNHSYFGVTGHFIDSEWNLNSFALTVMRTETRHFADKCAEQFLKVANYWGIENKISTIGTDSAANMLAAMRALPYEHIACNAHILQRTITVCLDSSGFVGVLAKCRKIVGHFKQSPASTTELNQQQVALGKKSDQLIQDVPTRWNSTLAMVSRLLCNREAVQATLDQQNHRLVLPTEAEWAKLQRLELLLEPCKYVTELLGGEAYVSCSVVLPAFRHLYRVMDITDDDPAYVVKFKNAFQKDLAARRANGNEIWFEVATALDPRFKDLKCLPREKREQVWTILENMLQAAEPRRADSLQPSTEDDGPAQKKRRSELLLGSDSDSEDGIESGELQRYRAEPSISIDDCPLQWWYAHSGVYEKLSVLAQKYLASPATSVPCERLFSLAGHIVQKKRAALLPENVTRLVCLSDWLRKKK, via the exons ATGGAGGCGCATCTGAGAGTTGTTGGCCCAATGAACGGGAAATTTGTATTTCATAAACGCCCCGACGGCACCATTGACAAAGGTAAAGTGGTCTGCCTAGAGTGTAAGAAGGAGTTTGCTTACCACCGAAGCAGCTCAAGTTTGGCCTATCACCTCAACGCAAAGCACCCAGCCGCGAGTGCAGCAACAGCTAGCAGTGAAGACGTTAGCAATATAGCAAGCCAGAGCAAAGCTTTTCGCCAAACAAAACTAGAGAATACCCCTCGTATGAGCAAGTCTGCGACCGACAGGCTGACTAATGTTATTGCCAAGTGGATAGCGATGAACTGTAGGCCGATAAATATAGTAGAGGACGAAGGATTGACAGAGGTGTTGCAAATTGCGTCCAATGACCCGTCATACAAGCCGCCGTGCAGGACTACAGTAACGACCAAAATCAGCAAAATGTACGACggcgaaaagaaaaacaaacttgagATTTTGGCGGAGGATTCTCCCAACTGTGTTGCTGTAACCGGAGATCACTGGACCTCAGCTGGCAACCACAGCTATTTTGGGGTGACTGGACACTTTATTGATAGTGAGTGGAACCTCAACTCATTTGCACTGACCGTCATGAGAACAGAAACCAGGCACTTTGCTGATAAATGCGCCGAACAGTTCCTCAAGGTAGCAAATTACTGGGGTATTGAAAACAAGATATCCACCATTGGCACAGACAGCGCAGCAAACATGCTGGCTGCTATGAGAGCACTTCCATATGAGCACATCGCCTGCAATGCTCACATTCTCCAGAGGACCATCACGGTATGTCTCGATAGCAGTGGTTTTGTCGGTGTACTGGCAAAGTGCCGCAAGATTGTTGGTCATTTTAAACAAAGCCCTGCGAGTACCACAGAACTTAACCAACAACAAGTAGCACTCGGAAAGAAGAGCGATCAACTTATACAGGATGTACCCACCAGGTGGAACTCGACTCTCGCAATGGTCTCACGCCTCCTATGTAACCGAGAGgctgtccaggctacgttggacCAACAGAACCACAGGTTGGTCTTGCCAACCGAAGCTGAGTGGGCGAAACTGCAGAGGCTGGAGCTCCTGCTTGAACCATGCAA GTATGTGACAGAGCTGCTGGGTGGTGAGGCCTACGTCTCTTGCTCTGTAGTGCTGCCTGCTTTTCGCCATCTGTACCGTGTCATGGACATTACTGATGATGATCCTGCCTACGTGGTGAAGTTCAAGAATGCCTTCCAGAAGGATCTGGCAGCACGACGAGCTAATGGCAACGAGATATGGTTCGAGGTGGCCACAGCATTGGATCCACGGTTTAAGGATTTGAAATGTCTTCCAAGAGAAAAGAGGGAACAG gtgTGGACCATTCTGGAGAATATGCTCCAGGCAGCAGAGCCCAGAAGAGCAGATAGTCTCCAGCCCTCCACAGAGGATGATGGACCAgctcagaagaagaggaggagcgaACTCCTTCTGGGGTCTGACTCTGACTCAGAAGATGGAATTGAGTCTGGAGAGCTGCAGCGCTACAGAGCAGAACCCAGCATCAGTATTGATGACTGTCCCCTGCAGTGGTGGTATGCTCACTCAGGAGTCTATGAAAAGCTGTCAGTCCTAGCACAAAAGTACCTGGCCTCCCCAGCTACCTCTGTACCCTGTGAGAGACTCTTTAGCCTTGCAGGCCACATAGTGCAAAAGAAAAGGGCAGCCTTGCTTCCAGAAAATGTTACCAGGCTGGTGTGTCTTAGCGACTGGCTGAGGAAGAAGAAATGA